A section of the Streptomyces sp. SLBN-118 genome encodes:
- a CDS encoding glycosyltransferase → MRVVIVTESFPPDVNGVAHCALQTARHLAARGHDPLVIAPAVAGADDSGTTAPCPVVRVPSLPLPGYPQVRVALPSRRVAATIAAHRADLVHLASPFVLGVRGMAAAARLDLPAVAVYQTDLAGYARTYVGAGEGAAWRRIRTVHTAADRTLAGERGHRMIARRFHELLTERGLARGTAPGSDPEQAPPSRAAAALWLATAGTAWVARRCTDLLPQLMRLAGAEVRHWARGTSDRLDRSAEHALSAALAAVSPDVPLARMGE, encoded by the coding sequence ATGCGAGTCGTCATCGTCACCGAATCCTTTCCGCCAGACGTCAATGGTGTGGCGCACTGCGCCCTGCAGACCGCCCGGCACCTCGCCGCGCGCGGTCATGACCCGCTCGTCATAGCCCCGGCCGTCGCCGGGGCCGACGACTCCGGCACAACCGCACCCTGCCCCGTGGTGCGCGTCCCCTCCCTGCCCCTGCCCGGATATCCCCAAGTACGGGTGGCCCTCCCCAGCCGCCGCGTCGCCGCGACCATCGCCGCCCACCGGGCCGACCTCGTCCACCTGGCCAGCCCCTTCGTCCTCGGTGTGCGGGGCATGGCGGCCGCGGCACGGCTCGACCTCCCGGCCGTCGCCGTCTACCAGACCGACCTCGCCGGATACGCACGCACCTATGTGGGCGCCGGGGAGGGCGCCGCCTGGCGGCGCATCCGAACCGTCCACACCGCGGCCGACCGTACGCTCGCGGGCGAGCGCGGGCACCGGATGATCGCGCGGCGTTTCCACGAGCTGCTCACCGAGCGCGGTCTGGCCCGCGGAACCGCGCCCGGCAGCGACCCCGAGCAGGCCCCGCCGAGCCGGGCCGCGGCCGCGCTGTGGCTCGCCACGGCGGGGACCGCCTGGGTGGCGCGCCGCTGCACCGATCTGCTGCCGCAGCTGATGCGGCTGGCCGGTGCGGAGGTGCGCCATTGGGCCCGCGGCACCAGCGATCGGCTCGACCGCAGTGCCGAACACGCGCTTTCGGCCGCACTCGCCGCCGTGTCCCCGGACGTTCCCCTTGCCAGAATGGGGGAATGA
- a CDS encoding HEAT repeat domain-containing protein, producing the protein MFDPVIAPSGTLLGLLQRGRGDGTLHALAAPRAEALAALNHCVLNDPRHDWQVENRSLYYARLYLDLHGSLEEIERHLCDADDHLDTDEARTGLSLAVLGHLASYGRGDALSLLRRYAANGANWTWALDELALRDNDSGLRALAPSVLARFPATAEGDAELAIAVRDAFEPRPWRLWAEDRREAIGARVRAAQEAGSFDRWQRQMRPSGPRPGWSVQAVFDWADQGLERGSALHVPAARCLSAVAGPEDRPAIVEAARAGSVGARCAALHYLAESRDGVVLDLIEAAVSGGSHTVAEAAVSAFERMCGDEAVDRARGWVHRPDALGASAAGVLACRGTAGDATLVLGALRETVRADGPDASLLWTLVDGAGRLGIACAAPVLRHVYRETASSQLRGRAARALAATDPSFPTGFAVECLWDCEETTREVAALHAETGDVRVAERLRRLAADPAEEAEVQTAVRSRIGPDAPAV; encoded by the coding sequence ATGTTCGATCCAGTCATAGCGCCGAGCGGCACGCTGCTCGGCCTGCTGCAGAGGGGCCGCGGTGACGGCACGCTGCACGCGCTGGCAGCGCCGCGCGCCGAAGCGCTCGCCGCGCTCAACCACTGCGTACTGAACGACCCCCGCCACGACTGGCAGGTCGAGAACCGCTCCCTGTACTACGCGCGCCTCTACCTGGATCTCCACGGCAGTCTCGAGGAGATCGAGCGCCACCTGTGCGACGCCGACGACCATCTCGACACCGACGAGGCCAGGACGGGCCTCTCGCTCGCGGTGCTCGGGCATCTCGCCTCGTACGGAAGGGGCGACGCCCTTTCACTGCTCCGGCGCTACGCGGCCAACGGCGCCAACTGGACCTGGGCACTCGACGAGCTCGCCCTGCGCGACAACGACTCCGGCCTGCGGGCGCTGGCCCCCTCGGTACTCGCCCGATTCCCGGCCACTGCCGAGGGCGACGCCGAGCTGGCCATCGCCGTACGCGACGCGTTCGAACCGCGGCCCTGGAGGCTGTGGGCCGAGGACCGGCGCGAGGCGATCGGCGCCCGGGTGCGCGCCGCCCAGGAGGCAGGCTCCTTCGACCGCTGGCAGCGCCAGATGCGACCGAGCGGACCCCGTCCCGGCTGGAGCGTCCAGGCGGTCTTCGACTGGGCCGACCAGGGTCTTGAGCGCGGCAGCGCCCTCCATGTGCCCGCCGCCCGCTGTCTGTCCGCCGTCGCGGGACCCGAGGACCGGCCCGCCATCGTCGAAGCCGCACGCGCGGGATCCGTCGGCGCCCGCTGCGCCGCACTGCACTATCTCGCCGAGTCGCGCGACGGCGTGGTGCTCGACCTCATCGAGGCCGCGGTGTCCGGCGGCTCCCACACCGTCGCCGAGGCGGCGGTCTCCGCTTTCGAGCGGATGTGCGGCGACGAAGCCGTCGACCGGGCCCGCGGCTGGGTCCACCGGCCCGACGCCCTCGGAGCGTCGGCGGCGGGCGTGCTCGCCTGCAGGGGCACGGCCGGCGACGCCACGCTGGTGCTCGGCGCGCTGCGGGAGACCGTACGGGCCGACGGGCCCGACGCCTCCCTGCTGTGGACCCTCGTCGACGGAGCCGGACGGCTCGGCATCGCGTGCGCCGCACCCGTACTGCGCCATGTCTACCGCGAGACCGCGTCCTCGCAGCTGCGCGGCCGCGCGGCCCGCGCGCTCGCGGCGACCGACCCGTCCTTCCCCACCGGCTTCGCCGTCGAATGCCTCTGGGACTGCGAGGAGACCACCCGCGAGGTCGCGGCCCTGCACGCCGAGACCGGTGATGTGCGTGTGGCCGAGCGCCTGCGCCGCCTGGCCGCGGATCCGGCCGAGGAGGCAGAGGTACAAACCGCCGTACGCAGCAGAATCGGCCCGGACGCGCCCGCGGTGTGA
- a CDS encoding ankyrin repeat domain-containing protein, whose translation MSEAPDPEVIELATKVFDLARQGETEALVAYIDAGVPANLANDRGDTLVMLAAYHGHAPAVEALLARGAEPDRANDRGQTPLAGAVFKGEDAVIRVLLAGGADPKAGTPSAVDTARMFGKTDLLELFGDQ comes from the coding sequence ATGAGCGAAGCCCCGGATCCCGAGGTGATCGAGCTCGCCACCAAGGTCTTCGACCTGGCGCGCCAGGGAGAGACCGAGGCCCTCGTCGCGTACATCGACGCCGGAGTGCCCGCCAACCTCGCCAATGACCGCGGCGACACCCTGGTCATGCTGGCCGCCTACCACGGGCACGCCCCCGCAGTGGAAGCGCTGCTCGCCCGTGGCGCCGAACCGGACCGGGCCAACGACCGCGGCCAGACCCCCCTCGCCGGTGCTGTCTTCAAGGGCGAGGACGCCGTCATCCGCGTACTCCTGGCCGGCGGAGCCGACCCGAAGGCGGGGACGCCGTCCGCAGTGGATACGGCGCGGATGTTTGGGAAGACGGACCTACTGGAGCTGTTCGGCGACCAATGA
- a CDS encoding ATP-binding protein encodes MARRPLPRILSSGSAQIARSREIARSAADSATDVLHPLITITRGLRQLAVMARHRWAATPKERRGPTLFLAASCVLVVALIPYGPLVALISVMAAAAWKGRVRTPVKSGPDEAEAGRLRALYEALVPHFSVAEDPAPLFAHGSDWSKAFSDYEFDGNGRLTRLQVAYPAYFTDGEAESRARIEQLLHAKSGRGREYLFTWDEEGNRLVMSVLPALSTAIAAQRFVTAPGETVLGFTDAGAVRRTVPVAQGEETSSAAPVLWRTGPRSTEPHLLVVGEPGSGTTTLLRSIALQALQHGDVLIVEGSGTGEYGCLAGRAGVLAVECGLAGALASLEWAAHETERRLIAANRARQAGHPEPDDTKRPLWILLDRPSILGHLAAADGHTDPQDLLQVPLRHGRAAQVTVVVAEQFDSLDPLTETVRTHTRARVVLGAATFEQVESVLGVQPHTTPTPEVPPGRGYARLGTGPVLRIQVPATPDPYDEATSEAHRRAVLELLPERQDQAGPAAVPDPAADPVHEAVPAES; translated from the coding sequence GTGGCCCGGCGACCACTCCCCCGCATTCTCAGCAGCGGCAGCGCGCAGATCGCCCGGAGCCGGGAGATCGCCCGCTCGGCCGCCGACAGCGCCACGGACGTCCTGCATCCGCTGATCACCATCACCCGCGGTCTGCGGCAGCTGGCCGTCATGGCCCGGCACAGGTGGGCCGCCACACCCAAGGAACGGCGTGGTCCCACGCTGTTCCTCGCCGCGTCCTGCGTCCTGGTGGTCGCGCTCATCCCGTACGGGCCGCTGGTCGCCCTGATCTCGGTGATGGCGGCGGCCGCCTGGAAGGGGCGGGTGCGTACCCCGGTGAAGAGCGGCCCGGACGAGGCGGAGGCCGGCCGGCTGCGAGCCCTCTACGAGGCGCTCGTGCCGCACTTCTCCGTCGCCGAGGACCCGGCTCCGCTGTTCGCCCACGGCAGCGACTGGAGCAAGGCCTTCAGCGATTACGAGTTCGACGGCAATGGGCGCCTCACCCGGCTCCAGGTGGCCTACCCCGCGTACTTCACCGACGGCGAGGCCGAGTCCCGGGCCCGCATCGAGCAGCTGCTGCACGCCAAGTCCGGGCGCGGCCGCGAGTACCTGTTCACCTGGGACGAGGAGGGCAACCGGCTCGTGATGAGCGTGCTGCCCGCCCTGTCCACCGCCATCGCCGCCCAGCGATTCGTCACCGCCCCCGGCGAGACCGTGCTGGGCTTCACCGATGCCGGCGCGGTGCGGCGCACCGTGCCGGTGGCGCAGGGCGAGGAGACCAGTTCCGCCGCTCCGGTCCTCTGGCGCACCGGACCGCGTTCGACGGAGCCGCATCTGCTGGTGGTCGGCGAGCCCGGCAGCGGCACCACGACCCTGCTGCGTTCGATCGCGCTTCAGGCCCTGCAGCACGGTGACGTACTGATCGTGGAGGGCAGCGGGACCGGGGAGTACGGCTGTCTCGCGGGGCGGGCGGGCGTACTGGCCGTCGAATGCGGTCTCGCCGGTGCGCTGGCGAGCCTGGAGTGGGCGGCCCACGAGACCGAACGGCGGCTGATCGCCGCCAACCGGGCCCGGCAGGCCGGGCATCCCGAGCCCGACGACACCAAGCGCCCGCTGTGGATCCTGCTGGACAGGCCGAGCATCCTGGGGCACCTGGCGGCGGCCGACGGGCACACCGATCCGCAGGACCTGCTTCAGGTGCCGTTGCGTCACGGCAGGGCCGCGCAGGTCACGGTGGTGGTGGCCGAGCAGTTCGACAGCCTGGACCCTCTCACCGAGACAGTGCGGACGCATACGCGTGCGCGGGTCGTGCTGGGAGCCGCCACCTTCGAGCAGGTCGAGTCCGTGCTCGGTGTCCAGCCCCACACCACTCCGACACCCGAGGTACCGCCGGGCCGTGGCTACGCACGGCTCGGTACGGGGCCGGTGCTCAGGATTCAGGTACCGGCGACCCCGGACCCGTACGACGAGGCGACGAGCGAGGCGCACCGCCGGGCCGTGCTGGAGCTGCTGCCGGAGCGCCAGGACCAGGCCGGGCCCGCCGCCGTACCGGATCCTGCGGCGGACCCGGTGCACGAGGCCGTGCCGGCCGAGAGCTGA
- a CDS encoding PLP-dependent aminotransferase family protein produces the protein MTQWTSAVGAAQLARQLTSQQPRPAGPGARKPPAYRALADGIRLLVLEGRVPVAARLPAERELALSLSVSRTTVAAAYEALRAEGFLESRRGAGSWTAVPAGNPLPARGLEPLPPESLGSMIDLGCAALPAPEPWLTRSVQGALEELPPYAHTHGDYPAGLPALRQMLADRYTERGIPTMPEQIMVTTGAMGAIDAICHLFAGRGERIAVESPSYANILQLMREAGARLVPVAQAEGLTGWDMPRWRQVLRDAAPRLAYVVADFHNPTGALADEDQRRRLVDAARAAGTVLVVDETMSELRLDEGVDMPQPVCAFDPAGSTVLTVGSASKAFWAGMRIGWVRAAPDVIRSLVSARAYADLGTPVLEQLAVNWLMQTGGWEEAVAIRRGQARENRDALVAALRRELPDWEYDVPGGGLTLWVRTGGLSGSRLAEVGERVGVRVPSGPRFGVDGAFEGYVRLPFTVGGPVADEAAVRLAAAARLVATGATTGTEAPRTFVA, from the coding sequence ATGACGCAGTGGACCTCTGCGGTGGGGGCGGCACAGCTCGCCCGGCAGCTCACCTCCCAGCAGCCCCGCCCGGCCGGGCCCGGCGCCCGCAAACCGCCCGCCTACCGCGCACTCGCCGACGGCATCCGGCTGCTCGTCCTCGAAGGCCGCGTGCCTGTCGCCGCCCGGCTGCCCGCCGAACGCGAACTCGCGCTGTCGCTGTCCGTCAGCCGCACGACTGTCGCCGCCGCCTACGAGGCGCTGCGCGCCGAGGGCTTCCTCGAATCCCGCAGGGGAGCGGGCAGCTGGACGGCTGTGCCCGCCGGGAACCCGCTGCCCGCACGCGGTCTGGAGCCACTGCCGCCCGAGTCGCTCGGCTCGATGATCGACCTCGGTTGTGCGGCGCTGCCCGCCCCCGAACCCTGGCTCACCCGCAGTGTCCAGGGCGCTCTGGAGGAGCTGCCGCCGTACGCCCACACCCATGGCGACTATCCGGCAGGGCTGCCCGCGCTGCGTCAGATGCTCGCCGACCGTTACACCGAGCGCGGCATCCCCACCATGCCCGAGCAGATCATGGTCACCACCGGGGCGATGGGCGCGATCGACGCCATCTGTCATCTCTTCGCCGGGCGCGGCGAGCGCATCGCCGTCGAGTCCCCCTCCTACGCCAACATCCTTCAGCTGATGCGGGAAGCGGGGGCCCGGCTCGTGCCGGTCGCCCAGGCCGAGGGGCTGACCGGCTGGGACATGCCGCGCTGGCGGCAGGTGCTGCGGGACGCAGCACCCCGGCTCGCCTATGTGGTGGCCGACTTCCACAATCCGACCGGTGCCCTGGCCGACGAGGACCAGCGCCGCCGCCTCGTCGACGCGGCACGCGCCGCCGGCACCGTGCTCGTCGTCGACGAGACCATGTCCGAGCTCCGTCTTGACGAGGGCGTCGACATGCCCCAGCCCGTCTGCGCCTTCGATCCGGCGGGCAGCACGGTGCTCACGGTCGGCTCGGCCAGCAAGGCCTTCTGGGCGGGGATGCGTATCGGCTGGGTGCGCGCGGCCCCGGACGTGATCCGCTCGCTGGTCTCGGCACGCGCGTATGCCGACCTGGGCACGCCCGTCCTGGAACAGCTGGCGGTCAACTGGCTGATGCAGACGGGTGGTTGGGAGGAGGCGGTTGCCATCCGGCGGGGCCAGGCGCGGGAGAACCGCGACGCTCTGGTCGCGGCGCTGCGCAGGGAGCTGCCCGACTGGGAGTACGACGTGCCGGGCGGCGGACTCACCCTCTGGGTGCGCACCGGCGGTCTTTCCGGCTCCCGGCTCGCCGAGGTCGGCGAACGGGTGGGTGTGCGGGTGCCCTCGGGACCCCGCTTCGGAGTGGACGGGGCCTTCGAGGGCTATGTGCGGCTGCCGTTCACGGTCGGCGGACCGGTCGCGGACGAGGCGGCGGTCCGGCTGGCGGCGGCGGCCCGGCTGGTCGCGACGGGCGCGACGACCGGGACGGAAGCGCCGCGGACGTTCGTCGCCTGA
- a CDS encoding YitT family protein, with amino-acid sequence MSQSTPTTRGRQVTAVSRQTAVSRHLTRRLLQLSIGLALYGVSSALLVRGGLGLEPWGVLHQGLAERTGLTIGVVSIIVGAAVLLLWIPIRQRPGLGTVSNVFVIGIAMDGTLALVPNAHGLAAQIPVLIGGIVLNGVATGLYIAARFGPGPRDGLMTGLHRITGRTIRLVRTAIEVAVVATGFVLGGSVGVGTVAYALAIGPLAQLFLRVFAISDQGSGSTVVAAGTPDGAILRK; translated from the coding sequence ATGAGCCAGTCCACACCCACCACCAGGGGGCGTCAAGTGACCGCCGTGTCCCGTCAGACCGCCGTGTCCCGTCATCTCACCCGCAGACTCCTTCAGCTCTCCATCGGTCTGGCCCTCTACGGCGTGAGCTCGGCGCTCCTGGTGCGCGGCGGCCTCGGGCTCGAACCCTGGGGGGTGCTGCATCAGGGCCTGGCCGAGCGGACGGGGCTGACGATCGGGGTCGTTTCGATCATTGTCGGCGCGGCCGTGCTGCTGCTGTGGATCCCGATCAGACAGCGGCCCGGGCTCGGCACGGTCTCCAATGTCTTCGTGATCGGTATCGCGATGGACGGCACGCTCGCCCTGGTGCCAAACGCTCACGGGCTCGCGGCGCAGATTCCGGTGCTGATCGGCGGCATCGTGCTCAACGGCGTGGCGACGGGGCTGTACATCGCGGCGCGCTTCGGCCCCGGCCCGCGCGATGGCCTGATGACGGGTCTGCACCGGATCACGGGCCGCACGATCCGGCTGGTCCGTACGGCCATCGAGGTGGCCGTCGTGGCGACCGGCTTCGTACTCGGCGGCTCGGTCGGCGTCGGCACGGTCGCGTACGCCCTGGCCATCGGTCCTCTGGCGCAGCTGTTCCTGCGCGTCTTCGCCATCTCCGATCAGGGCAGTGGCAGCACCGTCGTCGCCGCGGGGACACCGGATGGGGCGATACTGCGGAAGTGA
- a CDS encoding glycerophosphodiester phosphodiesterase codes for MTREPHPYLDHPSTLAFAHRGGAAEGIENTAAAFRRAADLGYRYFETDVHATADGRLVAFHDTTLDRVTDASGKIAALPWSEVQQARVGGREPLALFEELLEEFPDARWNVDIKAEPALVPLVDLIRRTGTWGRVCVGSFSEGRVARAMRLAGPRLATSYGVRGVLGLRLRSYGIPAALRMGAVCAQVPESQSGIRVVDRRFVRAAHARGLQVHVWTVNDADRMAALLDLGVDGIMTDHLETLRTVLTERGVWV; via the coding sequence GTGACGCGCGAACCCCACCCCTATCTGGACCATCCCTCCACGCTCGCCTTCGCCCACCGCGGCGGCGCGGCGGAGGGGATCGAGAACACCGCGGCGGCCTTCCGGCGGGCCGCCGATCTTGGTTACCGCTACTTCGAGACTGATGTGCACGCGACCGCGGACGGCAGGCTGGTCGCCTTCCACGACACGACGCTGGACCGGGTGACGGACGCGAGCGGCAAGATCGCGGCGCTGCCCTGGAGCGAGGTGCAGCAGGCCAGGGTGGGCGGCAGGGAACCGCTGGCGCTGTTCGAGGAACTGCTGGAGGAGTTCCCGGACGCCCGCTGGAATGTCGACATCAAGGCCGAGCCCGCGCTGGTACCGCTGGTCGACCTGATCCGCCGGACGGGCACCTGGGGGCGCGTGTGCGTCGGCTCGTTCTCGGAGGGCCGGGTGGCGCGGGCCATGCGGCTGGCGGGTCCGCGCCTCGCGACGTCGTACGGCGTGCGGGGTGTGCTGGGCCTGCGGCTGCGCTCGTACGGCATTCCCGCCGCCCTTCGGATGGGCGCGGTGTGTGCGCAGGTCCCCGAGTCGCAAAGCGGCATCCGAGTGGTGGACCGGCGCTTTGTGCGGGCGGCACACGCGCGCGGTCTGCAGGTCCATGTCTGGACCGTGAACGACGCGGATCGGATGGCGGCACTCCTGGACCTCGGCGTGGATGGCATCATGACCGATCATCTGGAGACGTTGCGCACGGTCCTGACCGAGCGGGGAGTCTGGGTCTAG
- a CDS encoding MFS transporter: MTIDTADRTTGTSERRREQRGWYFYDFACSVYSTSVLTVFLGPYLTAVAKAAADAEGFVHPLGIPVRAGSVFAYAVSVSVVLAVLVMPLAGAAADRTGRKKPLLAVAAYVGAAATTGMFFLDGERYLLGAFLLIVANASLSVSMVLYNAYLPQIAEPDERDAVSSRGWAFGYTSGALVLVLNLVLYLGHDSFGLSESAAVRVCLASAGLWWGAFTLVPLRRLRDRQAAPSGEGAVGSGWRQLLATLRDMRRHPLTLSFLLAYLIYNDGVQTVISQASVYGSEELGLDQTTLITAVLLVQVLAVAGALGMGRLARTHGAKRTILASLAVWTLILAVGYFLPAGAPVWFFALAGAIGLVLGGSQALSRSLFSHLVPRGKEAEYFSAYEMSDRGLSWLGPLVFGLAYQLTGSYRDAIISLVVFFALGSVLLARVPIKEAVAAAGNPVPERI; this comes from the coding sequence GTGACGATAGACACCGCGGACCGGACGACCGGGACGAGCGAGCGCAGACGCGAGCAACGCGGCTGGTACTTCTACGACTTCGCGTGCTCCGTCTATTCGACGAGTGTGCTGACCGTCTTCCTCGGGCCCTATCTGACCGCGGTGGCGAAGGCCGCCGCGGACGCCGAGGGCTTCGTGCATCCGCTGGGCATCCCCGTGCGCGCGGGCTCGGTCTTCGCGTACGCGGTCTCGGTCTCGGTGGTGCTCGCCGTGCTGGTGATGCCGCTGGCCGGCGCGGCGGCGGACCGGACCGGGCGCAAGAAGCCGCTGCTGGCGGTCGCGGCCTATGTCGGGGCGGCCGCGACGACGGGGATGTTCTTCCTGGACGGCGAGCGCTATCTGCTCGGCGCCTTCCTTCTGATCGTCGCGAACGCCTCGCTGTCGGTGTCGATGGTCCTCTACAACGCGTATCTGCCGCAGATCGCGGAGCCGGATGAACGCGATGCGGTCTCCTCGCGCGGCTGGGCCTTCGGCTACACGTCCGGGGCGCTGGTGCTCGTACTGAATCTGGTCCTGTACTTGGGCCACGACTCCTTCGGCCTCTCGGAGTCGGCGGCGGTACGGGTCTGCCTGGCGTCGGCAGGGCTGTGGTGGGGCGCCTTCACGCTCGTGCCGCTGCGGCGTCTGCGGGACCGACAGGCGGCGCCGAGCGGCGAGGGCGCGGTCGGGTCCGGCTGGCGGCAGCTGCTGGCCACGCTGCGCGACATGCGCCGCCATCCGCTGACGCTCTCGTTCCTGCTGGCGTACCTGATCTACAACGACGGGGTCCAGACGGTGATCTCGCAGGCTTCGGTCTACGGCTCCGAGGAGCTGGGCCTCGACCAGACGACGCTGATCACCGCGGTGCTGCTGGTCCAGGTGCTCGCGGTGGCGGGCGCGCTGGGCATGGGACGGCTCGCCCGGACCCACGGGGCCAAGCGAACCATTCTCGCGTCACTCGCCGTCTGGACGCTGATTCTGGCGGTGGGGTACTTCCTGCCGGCCGGGGCCCCGGTCTGGTTCTTCGCCCTGGCGGGGGCGATCGGCCTTGTCCTGGGCGGCAGCCAGGCGCTGTCGAGGTCGCTGTTCTCACACCTGGTGCCGCGCGGCAAGGAGGCGGAGTACTTCTCCGCGTACGAGATGAGCGACCGGGGGCTGAGCTGGCTCGGACCACTGGTCTTCGGGCTCGCGTACCAGCTGACCGGCAGTTATCGAGACGCGATCATCTCTCTGGTCGTCTTCTTCGCGCTCGGTTCCGTACTGCTGGCACGGGTCCCGATCAAGGAGGCGGTGGCGGCCGCGGGCAACCCCGTGCCGGAGCGGATTTAG
- a CDS encoding RNA polymerase-binding protein RbpA: protein MSERALRGTRLVVTSYETDRGIDLAPRQAVEYACEKGHRFEMPFSVEAEIPPEWECKVCGTQALLVDGDGPEEKKGKPARTHWDMLMERRTREELEEVLAERLAVLRSGAMNIAVHPRDSRKSA, encoded by the coding sequence ATGAGTGAGCGAGCTCTCCGCGGTACGCGACTCGTGGTGACCAGCTACGAGACGGACCGCGGCATCGATCTGGCCCCGCGCCAGGCGGTGGAGTACGCATGCGAGAAGGGCCATCGTTTTGAGATGCCCTTCTCGGTTGAGGCGGAAATTCCGCCGGAGTGGGAGTGCAAGGTCTGCGGGACCCAGGCACTCCTGGTCGACGGGGATGGCCCCGAGGAGAAGAAGGGCAAGCCGGCGCGGACGCATTGGGACATGCTCATGGAGCGACGCACTCGCGAGGAGCTGGAGGAGGTGCTGGCCGAGAGGCTGGCGGTCCTTCGTTCCGGCGCCATGAACATTGCCGTGCATCCGCGGGACAGCCGGAAGTCCGCCTGA
- the fxsA gene encoding FxsA family membrane protein gives MTTGSPTPTAPRRSRARTFVPLGIAAWVVLEVWLLTLVASEVGGLTVLALLVGGAVLGGVVIKRAGRRAFRNLTETLQQQQQGQGPAASAGNGAGTGTGSTGNGFLMLGGLLLMLPGLISDVVGLALLVPPVRSMLGRFTQRSLERRMRAASPGSLGDAFQQARIHRPDGKVVQGEVIRPDAAGPSRGYEEEGPRPPLTP, from the coding sequence ATGACGACCGGTTCACCGACCCCGACCGCCCCCAGGCGTTCACGTGCCCGTACCTTCGTCCCGCTCGGCATCGCCGCCTGGGTGGTCCTGGAGGTCTGGCTGCTGACCCTTGTCGCTTCGGAGGTCGGCGGGCTGACGGTGCTGGCTCTGCTCGTCGGCGGCGCGGTGCTCGGCGGCGTCGTCATCAAGCGCGCAGGCAGGCGGGCGTTCCGCAACCTCACCGAGACCCTGCAGCAACAGCAGCAGGGTCAGGGCCCCGCGGCGAGCGCCGGTAACGGCGCGGGCACCGGCACCGGCAGCACGGGCAATGGCTTCCTGATGCTCGGCGGCCTGCTGCTGATGCTGCCCGGCCTGATCTCCGACGTCGTGGGTCTGGCACTGCTGGTGCCGCCCGTACGCTCCATGCTCGGCCGGTTCACGCAGAGGTCGCTTGAGCGCCGTATGCGTGCTGCCTCGCCCGGCAGCCTGGGCGACGCCTTTCAGCAGGCCAGAATTCACCGGCCGGACGGAAAGGTCGTGCAGGGTGAAGTCATCCGGCCGGACGCTGCTGGGCCTTCGCGCGGTTACGAGGAGGAAGGGCCCCGGCCGCCGCTGACACCCTGA
- a CDS encoding polyprenol monophosphomannose synthase, with translation MNDGGQRRYGPLGKALVIIPTYNEVENIRPIVSRVRSAVPQADILIADDNSPDGTGKVADELVAQDDKVHVLHRKGKEGLGAAYLAGFAWGIEHGFGVLVEMDADGSHQPEELPRLLTALKGADLVLGSRWVPGGRVVNWPKHRQFLSRGGSTYSRLLLGVPIRDVTGGFRAFRAETLQGLGLTEVASQGYCFQVDLARRAVAAGYHVVEVPITFVERELGDSKMSRDIVVEALWRVTAWGVGDRANRLLGRKRP, from the coding sequence GTGAACGACGGCGGTCAGCGGCGATACGGCCCGCTCGGCAAAGCCTTGGTGATCATCCCGACCTACAACGAGGTCGAGAACATCAGGCCGATCGTCTCCCGGGTGCGCTCAGCCGTGCCCCAGGCGGACATTCTGATCGCCGACGACAACAGCCCCGACGGAACCGGCAAGGTCGCCGACGAACTCGTGGCCCAGGACGACAAGGTGCATGTCCTGCACCGCAAGGGCAAGGAAGGGCTCGGCGCGGCCTACCTCGCGGGCTTCGCCTGGGGCATCGAGCACGGCTTCGGCGTACTGGTCGAAATGGACGCCGACGGCTCCCATCAGCCCGAGGAGCTTCCCCGGCTGCTGACCGCGCTCAAGGGGGCCGATCTGGTCCTCGGCTCGCGCTGGGTCCCCGGCGGGCGCGTGGTGAACTGGCCCAAGCACCGCCAGTTCCTCTCCCGCGGCGGCAGCACCTACTCCCGCCTGCTGCTCGGCGTCCCCATCCGGGATGTCACCGGCGGCTTCCGCGCCTTCCGCGCCGAGACCCTCCAGGGTCTCGGGCTGACCGAGGTCGCTTCCCAGGGCTACTGCTTCCAGGTCGACCTCGCCCGCCGGGCCGTCGCCGCCGGTTATCACGTGGTGGAAGTCCCGATCACCTTCGTCGAGCGCGAGCTGGGCGATTCCAAGATGAGCCGGGACATCGTCGTCGAGGCGCTGTGGAGGGTCACCGCGTGGGGAGTCGGCGACCGGGCGAATCGCCTCCTCGGCCGCAAGCGGCCCTGA